DNA from Triplophysa dalaica isolate WHDGS20190420 chromosome 9, ASM1584641v1, whole genome shotgun sequence:
ATGAACTGCAAtctatttgcaaaaacattgtTACATTCTAATAAAGTAAATGACAGTATAATAACAGTGCTAACATATACTATGTTTATCAAATCAGGTAGAGTTGCTGTCACAACTTTGAGCAAGAAACAGAGAAGAGAGCTGAGGAAACAGGATCGCAGACACAAAGCCAATCAGCTCCGCCGAAACAAAAAAGAATCTGTAAGTCAACATATTGAAATCTTTTACATGGTTTACGAGTTTATTAAGTGACTAACTCAATTGTTTTTGATGATGACAGGTGTTGACAGAAAAACGGAAGCTTGGCAGCAGGGATGGCCCTCCTCACCTGGTGGCAGTTATAGCTGTGCATGCAGGAGTGAATGCAGGAGCTGTGACAAAGATATTGAAAGGAGAAGGACTTGATGACATAGTGTACGAAGATCAAGGAGTCAGTGGGGCCTTGGACAGTTTTGGTCTTGTTCTCCCTCGCTTTAAACAGAGGTTTACCTTTTACAGGCCAGACACGGGTAACAATATAAAGATCGCTGACAGTTTAAAGATAACCCATGATGTTTTTAGACCCGTCTCTTAATTTGAGTTATCTTTTCAGCTGACTTGCATTCGGTCCTGGATGTGGCGAAGATTGCTGACAGTTTGGTGTTTGTGTTGGACTCGAATGAAGGATGGGACAGCTATGGAGAATACTGCCTCTCCTGTCTCTTTGCCCAGGGGTTTCCAAGTCATGGTAAGAGTGAAGATTTAGCATCTCAGagtattttcaaataaatggaCACAAATTAAATGACTGTTAATCTATTTAACTAAACATTACAATTATGGAAATTTATGCAAGACATTAATGTGGCACTGTTTTGTTGGGAATTTTGTTATGTGGACCAGTCATATTTAACCACAGGATTTGACCAATAAGAATCGAGAATTACACcgtgctttaaaaaaaaccttttttcccctctgtttttctctgcagCATTGGTGTTTCAAGGAATATCTGATCTAGCGGTAAAGAAACGCACAGAGTCTCGAAAAGCTCTTTCTCGCTTGGTGGAGTCTCGTTTCCCAGAAGCGCGTCTCTTTCCCGTAGACACAGAGCAGGATGCCACACTGTTGCTGAGGCATCTGTCGGCACAGAAACAAAGGCGACTGGCCTTCCGATCTCGGCGCTCGCACCTGTTGGCTCAGAAAGCTACATATATCCCAAACACCAGCCAGAACGGAACAGGAGGCCTTGCCACAGGGTTAGGGACCCTGTGTGTGTCAGGATATATTCGAGGCTGTCCTATGAAAGTGAACAGGCTGGTGCATATAACAGGTCATGGAGACTTTCAGCTCAGTCAGATTGATGCTCCCACAGATCCTCTGCCCATCACGACAGCAGCTTCCAGACTACCGAGGCCAGGACGAGGAGGAGACGTAGAGATGATGGTTAGgatgttgcattgttttttaactTTCAAAGACAGAGCAAGAAATGTTTGCAAGGAAactcatttatttaccttatgTCATTGAAAACCTCTGAGTTTTTCTACTGTGGAACACAACGGAGATTTTGCCgtggtttcgtgtccatacaatagaagtcagtgggggccaatgttgtttggacACCAATGCTCTACAAAATAACTTCTGTGTTCTTCTGAAGACAGTCaagtttagaatgacatgaggacgaataaatgataaaataattttatattttggatAAACTGTTCCTTAAATTGCcattatttgttcatatttataacATGTCACATATTTATTACAGACCAGGTTAAACTTTGTGTATGATTAAGAGAAAATGCGACGCCTATTCTTGTGTCATCTGTGTTGgtgtatattttgttaaaagttttttcattgtttaggTTGTAATATTGAAGTGATAGGAATGTGTTGTTGGTTTTTAAGCTTTCACTTACATCTTTGTTCGGCAGGATGGTACTGATGGAGATATAAACGGCGATAGTGGCATTCGGGTGCTAATGAAAGCTGACCCTGAGACGAGGGAGAGCCTGCAGGCAGAGGCAGAGGTAGACCCGATGGATGGAGAGCAAACGTGGCCCACAGAGGCAGAGCTGCAAGAGGCTGAGGGTACCACAATTTTCCTAGTGAAAAGTTCTTAGTGATTGTGATCTTAAGCAAACTGCAAGATTCATGTGATCTTTCTGCATTTTCAGAGGACAGGAAGAGCAGGAAAGTGATGAAGGTACCAAAGGGGACATCTGACTACCAGGCCACATGGATCAAATATGATGCTGAAGAGGATGttgatgatgacgatgatgtGGACAGTTGTGAcgatgatgtagatgagatgaTGGAAGATGAAATGGATGATAATGAATCTCAGGTAAATTGTCCTTCTTTTTTACCTCGCAGTTTACAAAAAACAAGGCAGTGAAGCATTCCCTTAAGAGAAAAATGTTATGATCTCGTCTGTCATACAACAGAAAACTATCTGGGTGGTGCtcccaaaaaaaatcacaaaagggCTGTGAACAGAATCTGATCTTggaattttttttgcataacaACAGACTTTAATATATCAAGAAGTAGATACATATCACAGAAACCAGGGGCATGTATTGATGATTCGTAACTATGACAACCCCTCAAGGTTCTAGTAGAAATGACCCGGCCCAAGAGTGAGCCTGGAAAAGCAGGTAAATTCACGAAATCCATCCGGCAAATGTGCATAATGACCAATTAAGTCAAATTAATGTCAAAATCAAGCTTGATTGCTGGAGATGAGGGTGAACACGGAACAGGCGTCACAATGCATACGTGACCGCCAGTTAGTGCTCTGCATGGTGGAGCGGCACTGTTTGTTTTCCCAATGTCTGCTGCTTGGCCCTCAGTGCCAGTCTTCTCGACGCAACAATAGTGTTTGGAGAGGTAGTCCCGAGAGAAGCCTCTTGTCTTCCTGCTGTTTGGACAGAACTTCCTGTCGAGACTCGCGGAGGGGGCGGCCATTTATTTATAACAGCTGGGCTTGAAAGAACGAGGGGAAACGCGACATGTATGGAAGCTCTGGtcgatttattttctttaatcacAATTAGCATGCGTTTGATGTTTTGAGGAGCTCCAAAGGAGAGTTTTCAATGCGAGATGTTAACAATGGAGGAAGTGGTACTACAGATGATTACggagattatttttattactgcaCCTGCGATTGTTCTGCAGGTTGACCCCGCGGGGGGCTAACGCACCACAGCAGCATGTCTTGTCCTTTTCCCATCTCCTTGAAGTGTCGAGTCTATCTAGTGGACTTCAAAGAAATCAAGTGTTTTGTTTGGGTTTGCTAGACTCTACGTGGATGTATGACTAGAGAAAATGTTATGCGCTTCTCTTCCTCCCTAAGGATGCCGGATCTGAATGCGCCTCTGGAGATGATGGcgaggaggaagaagaggagatCAGTTCTGTTGGACGTACCGGATCAGATCATAAGTATGACGAAGGTTTGGACGAGACCGAGGAGGGAGAGGGGCTGAGGAGATACAGAGAGGCACGTGCCAATGAGATGTTCCCAGATGAAGTAGACACTCCTCTTGATGTTTCAGCTAAGACTCGGTAAGACCCTGTTTTTTGTCACCTTTATGAAGAACCCTCTCGTATATCTTTTTTATACAACAACATAGTGACCATAGGCTTTCCGGGATTTCACTGATAAATCTTTACCTCCTCTGCAGTTCTCATATACAATGTCATTTGTCATGTGCACTTTCTGTGTGTTAAGGTTCCAGAAGTACAGAGGTCTGAAAAGTTTCCGTTCCTCCCCATGGGATCCCCTGGAGAACCTTCCCCCCAACTATTCGCGCATCTACCAGTTCCAGAACTTTGAGCGCATGCGTCGTCGAATGCTGGCAGAGGCCACCAGTGATGAAGAAGGCGCAATGGTTTGTCTTAATCTTGTCCAAAGAATGATTTGCGGCATGTGCCattgtttaatgtaaatgcCCTGTTCACCCATTTTGATTTCTTAAGGCGGGCTGGTACGTCACTCTGCACATTGTGGACGTTCCCCCCACAGTAATGGAGAGCTTCCAGGCTGGCAAACCTTTAGTGCTGGTATCTCTTCTCCCACATGAACAGAAGGTACTTTTTTAGATTGAAAAACTACATGAACTATGTTCAGTTGAAGGGTgtaatttagtttaaaaaaaacatttaattttacttcgtttaaatgttcttttagaGTAAATTGTAGTcattactttatacattgtcTGGTGATTTGTTTAGCTATAGATAAACTAAATGTTAAGCTCAAAGACAATTGAAATTCCACTGTTCTGGTCTCTTTGAAGATGTCAGTGATGCACATGTTGGTGCGGCAACATCCGAGCAACACCGAGCCCATCAAATCTAAAGAGGAGCTGGTGTTTCAGTGTGGATTCAGACGCTTCACAGCTTCAGCCATCTTCTCACAGCACACGTCTGGTATAACCATACACCTCGAATGGTCAAGTCAGAGAACTTTATTTCAAAAGGACTGTCAAGtccaaaattatattttaaaccggATGTAATTTGGCATTCTATTTTTCAATCTGAGACAAATTTGCGAATCCTGACAGACCTTTATTATAAGACTCACTTTCACTGTAATGAAGAATTGcagttcttttttttctgtgatatACTCATGgccatgtttttatatttcgcTTTCCCTTCAATTTTATGACATCACATGATTATCATGGCCAAAAGATGAACAATGACaacataatatttttcattttttactgggtgtttttaaagttaaaagtttatttgtttttttggtcAAATGCACTCAAAATGCGTGTTTAGGGAGGCAGAGACAGCTAATTTTAAACCAATGTGTCTACACTGTGTCTACCCAGAAGCGACCGACATGATACGACACACGGCTTGTTCTATAGGGATTGTCGCGTTGCGCTGCATCCAGTatggacatttttttatattataatgggttctattgTCTTCTCTATTGTCGCATCGCGCGTGCcctgtccggtgtagacacggtgttaagGCAAAACTTTAAATGACTGCTTAATTATTTAAGACGATATCATATGTGTAAAATTAActgtaaaattaacataatGGTTACActagttttcatttaaatctaataaaacaattagaaattaaaagtattaaatagaGATTCTGTTTTTTTAGGTGATAAACACAAGATGGAGCGTTTCCTGCTTCCTGATGCCCCTACGGTGATGTCTGTCTATGCCCCTATAACCTTCCCCACAGCTGGTGTCCTGGTCTTCAAACAGAGAGACAATGGTGAGGGAGAAAAGCCAAACAAGCAGTGTTTGCATTGAGAATCAACACATCCTAAAGCATGTCTTAAATGCTGTGTTTTACCGTTACTGTAGGTATGGAGGACCTGGTAGCCACAGGCAGTCTGTTGAGCTGTGATCCTCGGCGGGTGATGTTGAAGAGAATCGTCTTGAGTGGACATCCTTTCAAAATCAACCGCAAGTCGGCAGTGGTCCGTTACATGTTCTTCAATAGAGGTGAGCACAGAAGTGTTATTCATAAGTTATGTGCAGATGGGTTTGTGAAGTGTTTAAAGGAATGATTTTTACATTCTAACatccaaacatttctcttttgcAGATGATATTATGTGGTTTAAACCAGTAGAGCTACGCACAAAATGGGGACGAAGGGGACACATCAAGGAGGCGTTAGGTAAAAACTATTAATGGACTTAAATTGATTGATGAATTTACTTTGTGAACTGTTTATAAGACtttatgtgtgtttgcaggTACTCACGGTCATATGAAGTGTGTATTTGATAATCAATTGCGCTCTCAGGACACAGTAATGATGAATCTGTATAAGAGGGTGTTTCCTCGCTGGATCTATGACCCTTATGTCCCCGCACCTCTACCTTGGGTCAAAAGAGACGAGCCAGAGCTTTATGGCATTGACAtggaataaaaacagaaaacattgaaCTGAAAACTATGGAAAAATGTACAGCTTCtgtcacaaaacacacagatatTGTTCTTAATTGGATAATAAAAAATCCATCTCCTGTTTAATTTTGTCAGTGTGTTTTTAAGGACCAAGTCACCTTAgtggccactagatggcaaaCATGTATTGAAATGGTTTTCTTCCACAGTGTAAACGTATTGCATTCAATAGAATATGCCCTTTTAAGCAATCTTCCAAGTCTCAGATAATTGAAACTAATGACAGAATAACGTAGCGCTCTTGGTCGTCACTTACAGCCTAAGGTTGACAATGACCCCTCGTGTCAATTCACAAAGACAAAAacggttttgtttgtttgcgcaTAACTCATTCAGCATTCAGGCCCTCAGCAGTTTGTTGTGGAGTTTCTGTTTAGCAGAAGGAAGAATTATGTAAGCTGAAGCA
Protein-coding regions in this window:
- the tsr1 gene encoding pre-rRNA-processing protein TSR1 homolog; translation: MAAADEQQQAHRPGVYKQKNKIHKHGKHRTKGEIGRENKGRVAVTTLSKKQRRELRKQDRRHKANQLRRNKKESVLTEKRKLGSRDGPPHLVAVIAVHAGVNAGAVTKILKGEGLDDIVYEDQGVSGALDSFGLVLPRFKQRFTFYRPDTADLHSVLDVAKIADSLVFVLDSNEGWDSYGEYCLSCLFAQGFPSHALVFQGISDLAVKKRTESRKALSRLVESRFPEARLFPVDTEQDATLLLRHLSAQKQRRLAFRSRRSHLLAQKATYIPNTSQNGTGGLATGLGTLCVSGYIRGCPMKVNRLVHITGHGDFQLSQIDAPTDPLPITTAASRLPRPGRGGDVEMMDGTDGDINGDSGIRVLMKADPETRESLQAEAEVDPMDGEQTWPTEAELQEAEEDRKSRKVMKVPKGTSDYQATWIKYDAEEDVDDDDDVDSCDDDVDEMMEDEMDDNESQDAGSECASGDDGEEEEEEISSVGRTGSDHKYDEGLDETEEGEGLRRYREARANEMFPDEVDTPLDVSAKTRFQKYRGLKSFRSSPWDPLENLPPNYSRIYQFQNFERMRRRMLAEATSDEEGAMAGWYVTLHIVDVPPTVMESFQAGKPLVLVSLLPHEQKMSVMHMLVRQHPSNTEPIKSKEELVFQCGFRRFTASAIFSQHTSGDKHKMERFLLPDAPTVMSVYAPITFPTAGVLVFKQRDNGMEDLVATGSLLSCDPRRVMLKRIVLSGHPFKINRKSAVVRYMFFNRDDIMWFKPVELRTKWGRRGHIKEALGTHGHMKCVFDNQLRSQDTVMMNLYKRVFPRWIYDPYVPAPLPWVKRDEPELYGIDME